In one Saccharibacillus brassicae genomic region, the following are encoded:
- the dut gene encoding dUTP diphosphatase: MNLSHLIQIKRFAGNEDLAIPRKMTELAAGYDLQAAVLAPIVLEPMQRTLVPTGIAIAMPGGLEAQIRPRSGLAFKHGITCLNTPGTIDADYRGEIKVLLINLGEEPFTIARGERIAQMVFQEVPETELAEVEELSDTVRGSGGFGHTGK, encoded by the coding sequence ATGAACTTGTCCCATCTGATACAAATTAAACGGTTCGCCGGGAACGAAGACCTGGCGATTCCGCGCAAAATGACCGAACTTGCCGCGGGTTACGACCTGCAGGCCGCCGTGCTCGCGCCGATCGTGCTTGAGCCGATGCAGCGGACGCTCGTGCCGACAGGTATCGCCATCGCGATGCCGGGCGGGCTCGAAGCGCAGATTCGTCCACGCAGCGGCTTGGCGTTCAAGCATGGCATCACATGCCTGAATACGCCCGGCACGATCGACGCGGATTACCGCGGGGAGATCAAAGTGCTGCTGATCAATCTGGGCGAGGAGCCGTTCACGATCGCGCGCGGGGAGCGGATCGCGCAGATGGTATTCCAGGAAGTGCCGGAGACGGAACTGGCCGAAGTGGAAGAGCTGTCCGACACCGTTCGCGGCAGCGGCGGATTCGGGCACACCGGCAAATAA